Proteins encoded within one genomic window of Nordella sp. HKS 07:
- a CDS encoding FAD-binding oxidoreductase: MIRRNSSAQAVAEIKAILGDRLSTAQAVREQHGKDQTWTPGAPPDAVAFVKSTEEVQRIVSICGNYETPVIAFGTGTSLEGHFTAPFGGISVDLSAMNRVLEVNVEDLDARVEAGVTRKALNTHLRDQGLFFPIDPGADASIGGMAATRASGTNAVRYGTMRENVLNLTAVMANGELVRTARRAKKSSAGYDLTRLLVGSEGTLGIITEVGVKLYGIPESIAAGVCPFPSIDAACRAVIQTIQLGIPVARIELVDEEHVKAFNAYSKIDLKVAPTLFLEFHGTEAGTQEQSLLFAGIAEEMGGGPFSWATKEEDRQRLWQARHDAFWATKALVPGKEAFATDVCVPISRLAECVNETQADLKANGLYGPIVGHVGDGNFHVVLYCDRADAEEVARVKGFYERLIKRAIAMEGTSTGEHGVGRGKMAFLELEHGAEGVALMRQIKQALDPKNILNPGKIVAL; the protein is encoded by the coding sequence ATGATTAGGCGGAACAGTTCAGCCCAGGCGGTGGCCGAGATCAAAGCGATACTGGGCGACCGGCTCTCGACCGCCCAGGCGGTGCGCGAGCAGCATGGCAAGGACCAGACCTGGACGCCGGGCGCGCCGCCCGACGCGGTCGCGTTCGTCAAATCCACCGAAGAGGTGCAGCGCATCGTCTCGATCTGCGGCAATTACGAGACGCCGGTCATAGCCTTCGGCACCGGCACCTCGCTCGAAGGTCATTTCACCGCCCCGTTTGGCGGTATCTCGGTCGACCTGTCGGCCATGAACAGGGTGCTTGAAGTCAATGTCGAGGACCTCGATGCCCGGGTCGAGGCAGGGGTGACGCGCAAGGCGCTCAATACGCATCTGCGCGACCAGGGGTTGTTCTTCCCGATCGATCCCGGGGCCGATGCCAGCATCGGCGGCATGGCGGCGACACGGGCCTCCGGCACCAATGCGGTGCGCTACGGCACGATGCGGGAGAATGTCCTCAATCTCACCGCCGTCATGGCCAATGGCGAACTTGTCAGGACCGCCAGGCGGGCCAAGAAGTCGTCGGCCGGCTATGATCTCACCCGCCTCCTGGTGGGCTCGGAGGGGACACTCGGCATCATCACGGAAGTAGGGGTGAAGCTCTATGGCATCCCCGAATCGATCGCCGCCGGCGTGTGTCCGTTCCCCTCGATCGACGCCGCCTGCCGGGCGGTGATCCAGACCATTCAGCTCGGCATACCGGTGGCGCGCATCGAGCTCGTCGACGAGGAGCATGTGAAGGCCTTCAACGCCTATTCCAAGATCGACCTCAAAGTGGCGCCGACTTTGTTCCTCGAATTCCACGGCACCGAAGCCGGTACTCAGGAACAATCGCTGCTGTTCGCAGGTATCGCCGAGGAAATGGGCGGCGGGCCGTTCTCCTGGGCTACGAAGGAAGAGGATCGCCAGCGTCTCTGGCAGGCGCGCCATGACGCCTTCTGGGCCACCAAGGCGCTCGTGCCGGGCAAGGAGGCCTTCGCCACCGATGTGTGCGTGCCGATCTCCAGGCTCGCCGAATGCGTGAACGAGACCCAGGCCGATCTCAAGGCCAACGGGCTCTATGGTCCTATCGTCGGCCATGTCGGTGACGGCAATTTCCATGTGGTGCTCTATTGCGACCGCGCCGACGCCGAGGAGGTGGCGCGGGTGAAGGGCTTCTATGAGCGGCTCATCAAACGGGCGATCGCCATGGAGGGCACATCGACCGGGGAGCACGGGGTGGGCCGCGGCAAGATGGCCTTTCTCGAATTGGAGCATGGGGCCGAGGGCGTGGCCCTGATGCGGCAGATCAAGCAGGCGCTCGATCCCAAGAATATCCTTAACCCGGGCAAGATAGTCGCCTTATGA
- a CDS encoding thioesterase family protein codes for MAFPAPFVSSAHKIEPEWTDYNGHFNMAYYNVLFDRAGDEVFDAIGLGAAYVKRASCSFFTLEAHVTYLRELHAGDSVTVDVQFLDYDAKRIHYFEQMRHAGEGFIAATSELIIIHVDMTTRRSAPFPPDVLANIKAMREAHAALPLPPQIGHRIGIPRK; via the coding sequence ATGGCCTTCCCTGCCCCTTTCGTAAGCTCCGCCCACAAGATCGAGCCGGAATGGACCGACTATAACGGCCATTTCAACATGGCCTATTACAATGTGCTGTTTGACCGGGCAGGCGACGAGGTTTTCGACGCCATCGGCCTCGGTGCCGCTTATGTGAAGCGGGCCAGCTGCTCCTTCTTCACGCTCGAGGCGCATGTCACCTACCTGCGCGAGTTGCATGCCGGTGATTCTGTCACCGTCGATGTCCAGTTCCTCGATTATGACGCCAAGCGCATTCATTATTTCGAGCAGATGCGTCATGCCGGTGAAGGCTTCATCGCCGCGACCAGCGAGCTCATCATCATCCATGTCGACATGACGACCCGCAGGTCGGCTCCGTTCCCGCCTGACGTGCTCGCCAACATCAAGGCGATGCGTGAGGCCCATGCTGCACTGCCGTTGCCGCCGCAGATAGGCCATCGCATCGGCATCCCGAGAAAATAG
- a CDS encoding AsmA family protein — MKLWKSPVLYFGIALVLAVAAAFVAPFVIDWGSYRVAIENYGGKVTGRQVRVAGDISGRLFPWPKLTLHDVKVANPPGASVPDFITAEEVDVRMTLAGLIGGEIRVETIDVIRPVIAFERLATGEGNWHLKSQAPASELRLLDRIRLDQITVSDGVVHVIDNRRAGRATITRVNATLAAQNFAGPWRLRGVAAYHERPIDIAVNTGAWTPDTPFKFGFRIGSGDGSGLVYQFDGANDGSHVTGGLRVQPAASVDGRSDAEGQLRPMEMTAQVTSDFDTVALDKIEISPRDGNTESANLLTGSAEIALGTNVALKADLRATRFDLDQVAGAKAKSLVREGGGLALLENALGLMPDNVEVDATLGVTSLVVGGEALDNARLAFTANQEAIRIEELSAGMPGQARGLFTGTFVVTDTGPQLAGDLAGEAGSLRDFISWVWPEGRGEIAEFWTGSRGRFKLQTRFDATYGQLRLQDLNYQIDESQGKGALTIGFGERAVVDIRLDASALDIDSFVPNGLASGGWLGTAGLLTQWAASHDLRLTLQSGATALNGVDARDVIVDIAAIDGKIDLKTVEIGNVGEARLDITGLLTPTANGYQGSIAAGVTAEDPRSLLQLLGLHPKNESPIWAEALGKTNLNITTDLKPDEEGQSANVRVIGKTGDLDIEATLAAAGEGNLLAGEISADFTLRSASGAGLLKLSGMRPVTVPEGAAKLSGTLTGSLANGLVADIKADAFGAKGQFQGKFLRNNNVLTGTGRAGLFAERPASLFQAAGVADYVGGALSVESNVEVALPRVVLPDVRGFVAGAPLSGSVTFDGGNRLKGEFSTGPVSFARLFGLVFMPWDGRPLDIELPFAPAAPRGLIGELWIKPEALEIADGLTVNETQIGISASADEVRLAAFGKGYLGGDVAIEIGAKPQGGGKAIDGRLVIPVDLGRSLSDASGKPVAEGRAKLSVQVAGNGRTPGAVLASLSGSGSYDIEGLKVINIDPGRFVEMARAATTGEELKAAFTALSSGGVLDFGNVSGIIKIADGAVTMPAFARSSAIEETSLQPRIDLADGRLDAAMQVKLRTLEDEPQFAVTFSGRPDALGRFVDVAALESKLGFKVVERTLKELEKLQAEQKKLLEEEEAQRREDEAKLEAYYDHRREMQRRLKELRVHREIQARQPIVIEEQPAHDPDAAQAAEPPANAAAPVLPAEPAPRVEPVLPAESAPRVEQSPPAGDGAQAASDATDMQPLQPETADGSIFGPPPPKPEVKKPQPKKPRPVKAQARDPGAPLVLVPPQKRAEEPPKEEPSFFDRLFGRRP; from the coding sequence ATGAAGCTCTGGAAATCGCCCGTTCTCTATTTCGGGATCGCCCTCGTTCTGGCGGTGGCGGCGGCCTTTGTCGCGCCCTTCGTTATCGACTGGGGCAGCTACCGGGTGGCGATCGAGAACTACGGCGGCAAGGTGACTGGCCGCCAGGTGAGGGTGGCGGGCGATATTTCCGGCCGGCTGTTTCCCTGGCCCAAGCTCACCCTCCACGATGTCAAAGTGGCCAATCCGCCTGGCGCCTCCGTCCCTGATTTCATCACGGCCGAGGAAGTGGATGTCCGCATGACGCTGGCCGGCCTCATCGGCGGCGAGATCCGGGTCGAGACAATCGATGTCATACGTCCGGTCATCGCCTTCGAGCGCCTCGCCACGGGTGAGGGCAACTGGCACCTCAAATCGCAGGCGCCAGCGAGCGAACTGCGACTCCTCGACCGGATCAGGCTCGATCAAATCACCGTGAGCGACGGCGTCGTGCATGTGATCGACAACCGGCGGGCCGGTCGGGCGACCATCACCAGAGTCAATGCGACGCTGGCGGCCCAGAATTTCGCGGGGCCGTGGCGCCTGCGCGGGGTCGCCGCCTATCACGAACGGCCGATCGACATCGCAGTCAATACCGGCGCCTGGACGCCCGACACGCCATTCAAATTCGGGTTCCGCATTGGCTCCGGCGACGGCTCGGGCCTCGTCTATCAGTTCGACGGCGCCAATGACGGTAGTCATGTGACCGGTGGCCTGCGCGTCCAGCCGGCGGCAAGCGTCGATGGGCGCAGCGACGCCGAGGGCCAACTGAGGCCGATGGAGATGACGGCGCAGGTAACGTCCGATTTCGACACGGTGGCGCTCGACAAGATCGAAATCTCGCCGCGCGACGGCAACACCGAGAGCGCCAATCTCCTCACCGGCAGCGCCGAGATCGCGCTCGGCACTAATGTGGCGCTGAAAGCCGATCTCAGAGCGACCCGCTTCGATCTTGACCAGGTTGCCGGCGCCAAGGCGAAGAGTCTGGTCCGCGAGGGCGGTGGCCTGGCACTGCTCGAAAACGCACTCGGGCTGATGCCGGACAATGTCGAAGTCGACGCCACGCTCGGCGTGACCTCGCTCGTGGTCGGCGGCGAGGCACTGGACAATGCGAGGCTCGCTTTCACGGCGAACCAGGAGGCGATCAGGATCGAGGAGCTGTCCGCCGGCATGCCCGGTCAAGCACGTGGGCTCTTCACCGGAACTTTCGTGGTGACCGACACCGGCCCGCAGCTTGCCGGCGACCTCGCCGGCGAGGCGGGAAGTCTGCGCGATTTCATATCCTGGGTTTGGCCCGAAGGGCGTGGCGAGATCGCCGAATTCTGGACCGGCAGCCGCGGCCGCTTCAAGCTGCAGACGCGCTTCGATGCGACATATGGGCAGCTCAGGCTGCAGGACCTCAACTATCAGATCGATGAATCGCAAGGCAAAGGCGCGCTCACGATCGGATTCGGCGAGCGTGCCGTAGTCGACATCAGGCTGGATGCGAGCGCCCTGGACATCGACAGCTTCGTGCCCAATGGCCTGGCAAGCGGCGGCTGGCTCGGTACCGCCGGCCTCCTGACACAATGGGCGGCCAGCCATGACCTGCGCCTGACGCTGCAATCGGGTGCCACCGCGCTCAATGGCGTCGATGCCCGCGACGTCATCGTCGACATCGCGGCTATTGACGGAAAAATTGATCTCAAGACCGTCGAGATCGGCAATGTCGGGGAGGCGCGGCTCGATATCACCGGTCTCCTGACACCGACGGCGAACGGCTATCAAGGTTCGATCGCCGCGGGCGTCACGGCGGAAGATCCGCGCAGCCTGCTGCAGCTTCTCGGGCTGCATCCGAAGAATGAAAGTCCGATCTGGGCCGAGGCGCTGGGCAAGACCAATCTCAACATCACGACCGATCTCAAGCCCGACGAAGAGGGACAGTCCGCGAATGTCCGGGTCATCGGCAAGACCGGCGATCTCGATATCGAGGCAACGCTGGCGGCAGCCGGCGAGGGCAATCTGCTGGCGGGGGAGATCAGCGCCGATTTCACATTGCGCAGCGCCAGCGGCGCCGGGCTGCTCAAGCTCTCCGGCATGCGGCCGGTGACGGTTCCCGAAGGGGCGGCCAAGCTTTCGGGAACGCTGACGGGATCGCTCGCCAACGGGCTCGTCGCCGATATCAAGGCCGATGCCTTTGGCGCCAAGGGCCAGTTCCAAGGCAAGTTTCTGCGCAACAACAATGTGCTGACAGGCACCGGCCGCGCCGGGCTCTTCGCCGAGCGGCCGGCCTCCCTGTTCCAGGCGGCGGGCGTCGCCGACTATGTCGGCGGCGCGCTGTCGGTCGAATCGAATGTTGAAGTGGCCTTGCCGCGCGTCGTCCTGCCGGACGTGCGAGGCTTCGTCGCGGGCGCGCCGCTGTCCGGCTCGGTGACCTTCGACGGCGGCAACCGCCTCAAGGGCGAGTTCTCGACCGGCCCGGTTTCCTTCGCCCGGCTCTTCGGCCTCGTCTTCATGCCATGGGACGGCCGACCTCTCGATATCGAACTGCCTTTCGCGCCCGCGGCGCCGCGTGGCCTCATCGGCGAATTGTGGATCAAGCCGGAAGCACTCGAGATCGCCGACGGCCTGACGGTGAACGAGACCCAGATCGGTATCAGCGCCAGCGCCGATGAGGTGCGTCTCGCCGCTTTCGGCAAGGGCTATCTCGGCGGCGATGTGGCGATCGAGATCGGCGCCAAGCCGCAAGGCGGCGGAAAGGCCATCGACGGCCGCCTGGTGATCCCTGTCGATCTCGGCCGCAGTCTCAGTGATGCGTCCGGAAAGCCGGTGGCAGAGGGGCGTGCCAAATTATCGGTGCAAGTCGCGGGCAACGGCCGTACCCCGGGCGCGGTCCTGGCCAGCCTCTCAGGGTCCGGCAGCTACGACATCGAAGGGCTGAAAGTCATCAATATCGATCCCGGGCGTTTCGTCGAGATGGCGCGCGCGGCGACGACCGGGGAGGAGCTCAAGGCCGCCTTCACCGCGCTGTCGAGCGGCGGCGTGCTCGACTTCGGAAATGTCAGCGGCATTATCAAGATTGCCGACGGCGCAGTGACGATGCCGGCATTCGCGCGCAGTTCGGCGATCGAGGAGACGAGCCTGCAGCCCAGGATCGATCTCGCCGACGGGCGGCTCGATGCCGCCATGCAGGTCAAGCTCAGGACGCTCGAGGACGAGCCGCAATTCGCCGTCACCTTTAGCGGTAGGCCCGATGCGCTCGGGCGCTTCGTTGATGTTGCCGCGCTCGAATCCAAGCTCGGCTTCAAGGTGGTTGAGCGCACGCTGAAGGAGCTGGAGAAGCTGCAGGCCGAGCAGAAGAAGCTCCTCGAGGAGGAGGAAGCGCAGCGGCGCGAGGACGAGGCGAAGCTCGAAGCCTATTATGATCATCGCCGCGAGATGCAGCGCCGGCTGAAGGAACTGCGCGTCCATCGCGAGATTCAGGCGCGCCAGCCCATCGTCATCGAGGAGCAACCGGCACATGATCCGGATGCGGCCCAGGCAGCCGAGCCGCCGGCCAATGCCGCCGCGCCCGTACTGCCCGCCGAGCCGGCACCCCGGGTCGAGCCGGTACTGCCCGCGGAATCAGCGCCCCGCGTCGAGCAGTCGCCACCTGCCGGCGATGGTGCACAGGCCGCGAGCGATGCGACCGACATGCAGCCGCTGCAGCCCGAGACGGCGGATGGCAGCATATTCGGACCGCCGCCGCCCAAGCCGGAGGTGAAGAAACCGCAGCCGAAGAAGCCGAGGCCCGTGAAGGCGCAGGCGCGTGATCCCGGTGCGCCGCTCGTCCTGGTGCCGCCGCAGAAGCGGGCAGAGGAGCCGCCGAAGGAGGAGCCGTCCTTCTTCGATCGCCTGTTCGGGCGCAGACCCTAA